One genomic window of Gemmatimonadales bacterium includes the following:
- a CDS encoding nuclear transport factor 2 family protein: MSTALATVQSVYASFARGDIPAVLGVLAPDIRWTEAAGGPYGGVSIGPNAVLNDVFMKLGTEWDGFSAVPAEFVAQGNTVVALGEYSATYKATGKSFRAPFAHVWKFVDGKAVSFEQYTDTAVHLQPMK, from the coding sequence ATGAGTACGGCTCTCGCAACGGTACAGAGCGTCTATGCCTCATTCGCGCGCGGCGATATCCCGGCAGTCCTTGGCGTTCTCGCCCCCGATATCCGATGGACCGAAGCGGCGGGCGGACCCTATGGCGGCGTCTCGATTGGGCCGAACGCGGTGCTCAACGATGTGTTCATGAAGCTTGGGACCGAGTGGGACGGCTTCAGCGCGGTACCGGCCGAGTTCGTGGCGCAAGGCAACACGGTCGTGGCACTCGGCGAGTACTCGGCCACCTACAAAGCCACCGGCAAGAGCTTTCGGGCGCCGTTTGCGCATGTTTGGAAATTCGTAGACGGCAAGGCTGTGTCGTTCGAGCAGTACACCGACACGGCGGTTCACCTGCAACCGATGAAGTAG